One part of the Salinivirga cyanobacteriivorans genome encodes these proteins:
- the gatE gene encoding Glu-tRNA(Gln) amidotransferase subunit GatE — MKDTFDPKANYKATRKKIGYQPRKKSDQKTYDRIGFMSGLEVHQQLKTKYKLFCRCPAGIYHDDDNYDAELIRHMRPTLSELGEYDGTALMEFKTRKNIFYRINNENACTYEVDDTPPFLMDKEALEIALEISLLSKLNVVGEVHITRKQYLDGSIPTGFQRTAILGVEGAIELKNKTVRLIQLSIEEDSCREISDVGHNRIYKTDRLGMPLIETVTYPDMVNPNEVKEACDYIRFLNRSTGKVLTGPGAGRQDVNVSCKGGTRVEIKGVSHTKWIPELTHNEAFRQWALLAIRDELKSRKIDQEKWAISHKILNIDKLSISEKFKKDHLQQNEKLVLVKLPDFQSILSHFTQPGKMFADELSGRLKVVACLEHPNMFHTEELQPTFDEKFWDEMRKTLKADEKDAMLIFRGPEDDIKTALETIQERCQMAFEGVPKETRKSFEDGTTIFERVLPGADRMYPDTDSAPIPLPDDYIEKLRKRLPKDIIDRYKQLKKWEIPEDTYTYILSKNLFPHIERVIKELHFDPKFTGTFFGQYLKYVEGHYKQGRNFDYHIVYGMFKFIRERKLEKNILYPMLPMIYEQPQMEFESVLTDIRYKPHGKEEIIAPVDFLREKFREIGRKTNHDAENNWIMGELRHRAMGNLDYATLKKELNSKK; from the coding sequence ATGAAAGATACTTTCGATCCCAAAGCCAATTATAAAGCTACCCGGAAAAAAATTGGCTATCAACCCCGTAAAAAATCCGACCAAAAAACTTATGACCGAATTGGTTTCATGTCGGGTTTGGAAGTGCATCAGCAACTTAAAACCAAATACAAACTTTTTTGTCGTTGTCCGGCCGGCATTTACCACGATGACGATAATTACGATGCCGAATTAATTCGTCACATGCGCCCAACTTTAAGTGAGTTAGGAGAATATGACGGCACGGCACTAATGGAGTTCAAAACACGGAAAAATATATTTTATCGCATCAACAATGAAAATGCCTGCACGTATGAAGTCGATGATACGCCACCATTTTTGATGGATAAAGAAGCCCTGGAAATTGCCCTGGAAATTTCTTTACTATCGAAACTCAATGTAGTTGGCGAAGTCCATATTACACGCAAACAATATCTTGATGGGAGCATCCCAACGGGTTTTCAGCGTACAGCAATTTTAGGTGTGGAAGGCGCCATCGAATTAAAAAACAAAACCGTAAGGCTCATTCAATTGAGTATAGAAGAGGATTCGTGTCGCGAGATATCAGATGTTGGTCACAACCGTATATACAAAACAGACCGCCTTGGAATGCCATTGATCGAAACGGTAACATACCCCGACATGGTAAACCCCAACGAAGTGAAAGAAGCCTGTGATTATATTCGTTTTTTAAACCGCAGCACCGGAAAAGTACTTACTGGTCCGGGCGCAGGCCGACAAGACGTAAACGTAAGCTGCAAAGGAGGAACACGGGTAGAGATTAAAGGAGTATCGCATACCAAATGGATCCCCGAGCTTACCCACAATGAAGCTTTCCGCCAATGGGCACTTTTGGCCATTCGCGACGAACTTAAATCCCGTAAAATTGATCAGGAGAAGTGGGCAATAAGCCATAAAATACTGAATATTGACAAACTCAGCATCTCAGAAAAATTCAAAAAAGATCATCTTCAGCAAAATGAAAAACTGGTACTGGTAAAATTACCTGATTTTCAGAGCATACTCTCTCACTTCACGCAGCCCGGAAAAATGTTTGCCGATGAACTTTCGGGCAGGCTTAAAGTAGTGGCATGTCTGGAGCATCCCAATATGTTTCATACAGAGGAATTGCAACCTACATTCGATGAAAAATTCTGGGATGAGATGAGAAAAACACTCAAAGCAGACGAAAAAGATGCCATGCTAATTTTCCGTGGGCCCGAAGATGACATTAAAACCGCCCTGGAAACCATTCAGGAACGTTGCCAAATGGCTTTTGAAGGAGTTCCAAAGGAAACGCGCAAGTCTTTTGAAGATGGCACAACCATTTTTGAGCGGGTACTCCCCGGTGCCGACCGCATGTATCCCGATACTGATTCGGCGCCTATTCCATTGCCCGATGATTATATTGAAAAACTTCGAAAGCGCTTACCAAAAGATATCATAGACCGATACAAACAATTAAAAAAATGGGAAATACCAGAGGATACATACACCTATATCCTGAGTAAAAACCTCTTTCCACACATTGAAAGAGTTATAAAAGAACTTCATTTCGATCCCAAATTTACAGGGACATTCTTTGGTCAGTACTTAAAATATGTAGAGGGACATTACAAGCAGGGGCGAAACTTCGATTACCACATAGTTTACGGTATGTTCAAATTTATACGCGAACGCAAACTGGAGAAAAACATATTGTATCCCATGCTGCCAATGATTTATGAACAACCACAAATGGAATTTGAATCCGTGCTAACAGATATCCGCTATAAACCACATGGCAAGGAAGAGATTATCGCACCGGTAGACTTTTTACGTGAAAAATTCCGTGAAATAGGTCGAAAGACGAATCATGATGCTGAAAACAACTGGATCATGGGCGAGTTGCGCCACCGTGCAATGGGAAACCTCGATTATGCCACCCTAAAAAAAGAACTCAACAGTAAAAAATAA
- a CDS encoding DUF3267 domain-containing protein, whose amino-acid sequence MTNKKTKVYTTSIARANLFALIITIPVAALFVAPYLLFWPATVLINSLDNILIKFIPVLILGTIIHELIHGITWAVYASKGWRSIKFGIKWTLLTPYCHCKEPLKKSHFLLGTIMPLILMGIIPGLTGIATGYPYLLLFGIFFTWAAAGDILGAWMLRKVKRHEWVADHPDTLGFLVLDEK is encoded by the coding sequence ATGACCAACAAAAAAACTAAAGTTTACACAACTTCCATTGCCAGGGCTAACTTATTTGCCCTTATCATCACAATTCCTGTAGCGGCATTATTTGTGGCGCCTTACCTCCTTTTTTGGCCGGCCACTGTATTAATAAATAGTCTGGACAATATTCTGATAAAATTTATTCCTGTCCTCATACTTGGCACCATAATACATGAATTGATACATGGTATTACATGGGCCGTTTATGCTTCCAAAGGTTGGCGTTCAATCAAATTCGGTATAAAATGGACACTGCTCACACCTTATTGTCATTGTAAGGAGCCCCTTAAAAAATCACATTTCCTGCTGGGTACGATTATGCCTTTAATTTTAATGGGCATCATTCCCGGCTTAACAGGAATAGCCACGGGCTATCCCTATTTGTTACTTTTCGGAATTTTTTTCACGTGGGCGGCAGCCGGCGATATTTTGGGCGCCTGGATGTTACGCAAGGTTAAGCGGCACGAATGGGTGGCGGACCACCCAGACACACTGGGCTTCTTAGTGTTAGATGAAAAATAA
- a CDS encoding RNA polymerase sigma factor, with translation MVNSRRKNKITDDQELLQAYLQNGDLEYLADLYNRYVHLVYGVCLKYFRQREESQDAVTEIFESLIEKVRQQTIVNFKSWLYVVTKNHCLMAMRKAKTKQKQQADFFAEEFMESTSISHPIDEAHGEQVETKLRECIEKLKNEQQLCIELFYFRTQCYREIAEKLTIEEKKVKSYIQNGKRNLKICLEQKDVKHG, from the coding sequence ATGGTCAATTCAAGGCGAAAAAATAAAATAACCGACGATCAGGAGTTGTTACAAGCTTATTTGCAAAATGGCGACCTTGAGTATTTGGCAGATCTTTACAACCGGTATGTGCATTTGGTATATGGTGTATGTCTGAAATATTTTCGGCAGCGTGAGGAAAGTCAGGATGCTGTAACAGAAATTTTTGAATCCCTCATTGAAAAAGTACGGCAGCAAACCATCGTAAATTTTAAAAGCTGGCTTTACGTGGTTACAAAAAATCATTGCCTGATGGCAATGCGGAAAGCCAAAACTAAACAAAAACAACAAGCGGATTTTTTTGCCGAAGAATTTATGGAATCTACAAGTATTTCGCATCCTATTGATGAAGCGCACGGTGAACAAGTAGAAACCAAACTCCGGGAGTGCATTGAGAAACTTAAAAATGAACAACAATTGTGCATTGAATTGTTTTATTTTAGAACGCAATGTTACCGTGAAATTGCTGAAAAATTAACCATTGAAGAGAAAAAGGTAAAAAGCTACATACAAAATGGCAAACGCAATCTGAAGATATGTCTTGAACAAAAGGACGTGAAACATGGGTAA
- a CDS encoding YfbK domain-containing protein, producing the protein MKNIHLIMIIAAMLLAGNLNAIKVSGIVTSKATGNPVQGVNVSMKSNVMNYAVTDQKGRYNINVPGTAILVFRTSGMQPHEEKVSGRNIINVSLMPVITKEKQVEEAELDDHLAFTEPTISRNKKLSAAQTTVTGAANYRMPSEPYNREGYATVIENDFNKSIKDPLSTFSIDVDAASYSNMRRFLNNGRKPPVDAVRIEEMINYFSYDYPEPEGKDPFAIYQEVNTCPWNKENMLLHIGLQGKKLDMEDLPPSNIVFLLDVSGSMNTPNKLPLLKKAFKLLVKQLDEDDRVAIVVYAGSSGLVLPSTSGDQKEKILQSLNNLRAGGSTAGAAGLKLAYEVAADNFIRRGNNRIILATDGDFNVGVSSDAEMERLIMKKRDKGIFISVLGFGMGNYQDSKMEIIADKGNGNYSYIDNILEAKKVLVNEFGGTLFTIAKDVKIQIEFNPAVVESYRLIGYENRLLNDEDFEDDKKDAGELGAGHTVTALYEIVPAGNASSQINTLKYQTAQINALAKEGSEVATVKFRYKKPDGAKSILMEEVIAYHKKRFDRSSDNFRFSAAVAGFGMLLRDSKYKGELTTTDVIQIAQSAKGQDKEGYRSELIRLMKLSELL; encoded by the coding sequence ATGAAAAATATTCATTTGATAATGATCATTGCAGCAATGCTGCTTGCAGGCAACCTTAATGCAATAAAGGTTAGCGGAATTGTTACATCTAAAGCAACCGGGAATCCTGTTCAGGGTGTAAATGTTTCCATGAAATCGAATGTGATGAATTATGCCGTAACAGACCAAAAGGGACGCTATAACATTAATGTTCCTGGCACGGCCATACTGGTTTTCCGCACTTCGGGTATGCAGCCTCATGAAGAAAAAGTCAGCGGACGCAATATCATTAACGTTAGCCTGATGCCTGTAATTACGAAAGAAAAACAGGTGGAGGAAGCAGAACTTGATGACCATTTAGCTTTTACAGAACCTACAATTTCAAGAAACAAAAAGTTGAGTGCTGCACAAACTACTGTTACTGGAGCGGCTAATTATCGCATGCCTTCAGAGCCATATAACAGAGAGGGTTATGCTACCGTTATTGAAAATGACTTCAATAAATCCATTAAAGATCCGCTCTCTACTTTTTCCATTGACGTGGATGCTGCATCGTACAGCAATATGCGCAGGTTTCTGAATAATGGCCGCAAACCACCAGTTGATGCGGTGCGCATTGAGGAAATGATCAACTATTTCAGTTACGACTATCCGGAACCTGAAGGAAAAGATCCGTTTGCCATTTACCAGGAAGTGAATACCTGCCCCTGGAACAAGGAAAACATGTTGTTGCACATTGGCCTGCAGGGGAAAAAGCTTGATATGGAAGACCTGCCGCCATCAAACATCGTGTTTTTGCTGGATGTATCAGGTTCAATGAACACACCAAATAAATTACCTTTATTGAAAAAAGCCTTTAAACTGCTCGTGAAGCAGCTTGATGAAGATGACCGTGTAGCCATTGTGGTTTATGCAGGCAGCTCTGGTTTGGTGTTGCCTTCCACTTCAGGCGACCAGAAAGAAAAAATTCTGCAGTCGTTGAATAATTTACGTGCAGGAGGTTCTACAGCAGGTGCTGCCGGATTAAAACTGGCTTATGAAGTAGCTGCAGACAATTTCATCAGAAGGGGAAACAACCGTATTATTCTGGCAACCGATGGAGATTTTAATGTGGGTGTTTCGAGCGACGCTGAAATGGAACGCCTCATTATGAAAAAACGAGACAAAGGCATTTTCATCTCCGTATTAGGATTCGGAATGGGCAATTACCAGGACTCAAAAATGGAAATAATCGCTGACAAAGGTAATGGCAACTATTCCTACATCGACAATATTTTGGAAGCAAAAAAAGTGCTGGTTAACGAATTTGGCGGTACACTTTTCACCATTGCCAAAGATGTGAAAATCCAAATCGAATTCAACCCCGCAGTGGTTGAATCTTATCGACTTATTGGTTATGAAAACCGTTTGCTCAACGATGAAGACTTTGAAGATGACAAAAAAGATGCCGGAGAGCTCGGCGCCGGACATACCGTAACAGCCCTGTATGAAATTGTGCCAGCCGGGAACGCATCATCACAAATCAATACCCTTAAATACCAAACCGCCCAGATTAATGCTTTGGCTAAAGAAGGAAGTGAAGTAGCTACTGTAAAATTTCGCTATAAAAAACCAGATGGAGCTAAAAGCATTTTAATGGAAGAGGTTATTGCCTACCATAAAAAACGGTTTGACAGAAGCTCGGATAATTTTAGATTTTCAGCTGCAGTGGCTGGTTTTGGCATGCTGTTGCGAGACTCCAAATACAAAGGAGAATTAACCACAACTGATGTAATTCAAATAGCCCAGTCAGCAAAAGGTCAGGATAAAGAGGGCTACCGCAGTGAGTTGATTCGCCTTATGAAACTATCAGAACTTTTGTAG
- a CDS encoding TraR/DksA family transcriptional regulator, translating to MKQKINEEIAKTEQLITDYKEMTQPVSPDNAIGRVSRMDAINNRSVNESALRNAEEKLRKLEYVKKNLDSKDFGKCVKCGQEIPLGRLLIKPESVYCVKCAR from the coding sequence ATGAAACAAAAAATCAATGAGGAAATTGCTAAAACCGAGCAACTCATTACCGATTACAAAGAAATGACACAACCCGTATCACCTGATAACGCCATTGGTCGGGTATCACGCATGGATGCCATAAATAACCGCAGCGTGAATGAATCTGCTTTACGGAATGCAGAGGAGAAGCTGAGAAAACTGGAGTATGTAAAAAAGAACCTGGATAGCAAAGATTTTGGAAAATGTGTAAAATGCGGGCAGGAAATACCACTTGGCCGTCTGCTTATTAAACCCGAAAGTGTCTATTGCGTGAAATGTGCCAGGTAA
- a CDS encoding ferritin-like domain-containing protein, whose product MGKHGKEILNLDVNDLINKLNEALAEEWLAYYQYWIGSRVIEGPMRTDIEPELQVHADQELNHADMLANRIDQLGGTPVLSPEEWMKISKCKYFAPEDPYVEKILEQNLDAERCAIKRYQELANMTYGKDHTTYNIVTQILDEEVEHEQEIEDWMGDIDIMKENWKKLRM is encoded by the coding sequence ATGGGAAAGCATGGAAAAGAAATACTAAATCTTGATGTAAATGATCTGATCAACAAACTCAATGAAGCACTAGCTGAGGAGTGGCTGGCTTATTACCAGTACTGGATTGGCAGCCGGGTAATTGAAGGGCCAATGCGTACGGATATTGAACCTGAATTGCAGGTGCACGCCGATCAGGAATTAAACCACGCCGACATGCTGGCCAATCGTATTGATCAATTGGGAGGCACCCCGGTGTTAAGTCCTGAGGAATGGATGAAAATTAGCAAGTGTAAATATTTTGCACCAGAGGATCCATACGTAGAAAAAATCCTTGAACAAAACCTGGATGCAGAACGCTGCGCCATTAAGCGTTACCAGGAGCTGGCCAACATGACTTATGGCAAAGACCACACAACCTACAACATCGTTACTCAAATCCTGGACGAGGAAGTTGAACACGAGCAGGAAATCGAAGACTGGATGGGTGACATTGACATCATGAAAGAGAACTGGAAAAAACTGAGGATGTAA
- the epsC gene encoding serine O-acetyltransferase EpsC has protein sequence MPEFYRNQNRKLVQETIEALSSESSYELVYMPKHGRTMPSVKVLGDLVDKLREVIFPGYFGNASLRPETYEYHIGVNTDAAYRLLADQIRKGMCFSCTQGKSQSCEECENKAPQMAAAFISRLPEIRRLLATDVQALYKGDPAAKNAGEIIFSYPAIRAMTNHRIAHELRLLEVPVIPRIIAEMAHSETGIDIHPGAQIGEGFAIDHGTGVVIGETSIIGKNVKLYQGVTLGAKSFPQEEDGTLVKGIPRHPIVEDDVVIYSNASVLGRITIGKGSVIGGNVWVTRDLAPNSRVLQRKATATMFENGAGI, from the coding sequence ATGCCTGAATTTTATAGAAATCAAAATAGAAAATTGGTGCAGGAAACCATAGAAGCACTATCATCAGAATCATCTTACGAGTTGGTTTATATGCCAAAGCACGGGCGTACCATGCCATCGGTTAAAGTTTTGGGCGATTTGGTTGATAAACTCCGCGAGGTGATTTTTCCGGGTTACTTCGGCAATGCTTCCCTAAGACCCGAAACTTATGAGTATCACATAGGCGTAAATACAGATGCTGCTTACCGTTTGCTCGCTGATCAAATACGCAAAGGAATGTGTTTTAGTTGCACCCAGGGTAAAAGTCAGAGTTGTGAAGAATGCGAAAATAAGGCGCCTCAAATGGCCGCAGCGTTTATTTCGCGGTTGCCCGAAATAAGGCGATTACTGGCTACCGATGTTCAGGCACTTTACAAAGGCGACCCAGCAGCCAAAAACGCCGGAGAAATTATTTTTAGCTACCCAGCCATTCGAGCCATGACCAATCATCGAATAGCACATGAACTCCGCTTATTGGAGGTTCCGGTAATTCCGCGTATCATTGCTGAGATGGCCCATTCTGAAACCGGAATCGATATTCATCCCGGGGCGCAAATCGGTGAAGGTTTTGCCATTGACCATGGAACTGGTGTAGTAATTGGAGAAACCAGCATTATTGGTAAAAATGTAAAATTGTACCAGGGCGTTACGTTGGGAGCAAAAAGCTTCCCCCAGGAAGAAGACGGCACACTTGTAAAAGGTATTCCACGACACCCCATTGTGGAGGATGATGTGGTGATATATTCCAATGCATCGGTGCTCGGCCGCATTACCATTGGAAAAGGTTCTGTAATTGGAGGCAATGTATGGGTAACCCGCGATTTGGCCCCCAATTCAAGGGTGCTTCAACGTAAAGCCACCGCTACCATGTTTGAAAATGGGGCGGGGATATAA
- the cysK gene encoding cysteine synthase A yields MHISKDITGLIGKTPLLQVDSPKNHEGLMLAKMESMNPGGSVKDRLAWAMVRHGEQNNLIDHDTVIIEPTSGNTGIGLAMVCAARKYRLIVTMPESVTVERRNLIKAYGAEVVLTPADEGMPGSIDKAMELQKEHKKSYIPYQFKNEANAQMHRETTGPEIWEDTDQKVDVFVAGVGTGGTVTGVGEFLKKQKQDVQIIAVEPEGSPVLSGGEPGKHGIQGIGAGFVPEVLNREVIDEVFKVTDDEAFDGARKMVKDYGIFAGISSGAIYHAAVELARRPENRDKNVVFIVCDTGERYLSSPLYAAD; encoded by the coding sequence ATGCATATTTCAAAAGATATTACTGGGTTAATTGGTAAAACACCCTTATTACAGGTTGACTCACCAAAGAACCATGAAGGTTTGATGCTGGCCAAAATGGAATCTATGAATCCCGGGGGATCGGTAAAAGATCGATTAGCCTGGGCCATGGTTCGGCATGGAGAGCAAAACAATCTAATTGACCACGATACGGTGATTATTGAACCCACGAGTGGCAATACCGGTATTGGTCTGGCCATGGTTTGCGCCGCACGCAAGTACCGGCTTATTGTAACCATGCCCGAGAGTGTAACCGTGGAGCGCCGCAACTTAATCAAAGCGTATGGAGCAGAGGTGGTGCTTACCCCGGCTGATGAGGGTATGCCTGGCTCAATTGACAAAGCAATGGAATTACAAAAAGAGCATAAAAAAAGTTATATCCCGTATCAGTTTAAAAACGAAGCGAATGCTCAAATGCACCGCGAAACCACCGGTCCCGAAATCTGGGAGGATACAGACCAAAAGGTTGATGTTTTTGTGGCTGGAGTAGGTACCGGCGGAACAGTGACAGGTGTGGGAGAATTCCTGAAAAAGCAAAAACAGGATGTGCAAATTATCGCTGTGGAACCAGAAGGGTCTCCAGTTTTATCGGGCGGTGAGCCCGGAAAACACGGAATTCAGGGTATTGGGGCCGGGTTTGTGCCCGAGGTCTTGAACCGTGAAGTGATTGATGAGGTTTTTAAAGTTACAGACGACGAAGCATTTGACGGAGCCAGGAAAATGGTGAAGGATTATGGGATTTTTGCCGGAATATCTTCGGGAGCTATTTACCATGCTGCCGTTGAATTAGCCCGTAGGCCTGAAAACCGGGATAAAAATGTTGTTTTTATCGTATGTGATACCGGGGAGCGATATTTGAGTTCACCTTTATATGCTGCTGATTAA
- a CDS encoding DUF2269 family protein → MNRKNFKKPTRRLFVFLHATFSSLWIGGALSMLILIFLKHPTNEYQLLAYNTAIKLIDDFVIIGSANGVLLTGIILSWKTPWGFFKHWWVAIKLVLTIAMAVFGTVALGPWTNESVTMVQEMGMEAINSNKYQHIQLMQMIFGPLQFSMMLFLLYLTVYKPFKKI, encoded by the coding sequence ATGAACAGAAAAAACTTTAAAAAACCTACACGTCGTCTTTTTGTGTTTTTACATGCAACTTTTTCTTCACTCTGGATTGGTGGTGCACTTTCGATGCTCATTCTTATTTTTTTAAAGCACCCCACCAACGAATACCAGTTATTGGCGTATAACACAGCAATTAAGCTGATTGACGATTTTGTTATCATCGGTTCAGCCAATGGCGTATTACTTACCGGAATTATACTTTCATGGAAAACACCCTGGGGCTTTTTTAAGCATTGGTGGGTGGCAATTAAACTGGTACTTACCATAGCTATGGCAGTATTTGGCACTGTAGCACTAGGTCCCTGGACAAACGAATCAGTCACAATGGTACAGGAGATGGGCATGGAAGCAATCAACAGCAACAAGTATCAACATATACAGCTAATGCAAATGATTTTTGGCCCTTTGCAGTTCTCTATGATGCTGTTTTTACTTTACCTGACAGTTTATAAGCCTTTCAAAAAAATATAG
- the gatD gene encoding Glu-tRNA(Gln) amidotransferase subunit GatD: protein MDNDIFQGYTGKALAILQKYNVRVWGKAKMETTRGNFEGTVLPRAEHQDDEHIVMKIATGYNIGIDIKTINTMKEVGYSKANYAIPEQEFPYSDGLPNVKLFGTGGTIASRLDYRTGAVIPAFSPGELYGAVPELADICNLETEKVFAVFSENMGPAQYIALAKAIGKEIEKGIDGIVIGHGTDTLHHTAAALTFMVQNPPVPIVLVGSQRSSDRPSSDAALNLMHAMHAAGHGDIAEVMVSMFGPTSDDYGLLHKGTRVRKMHSSYRSTFRTIGHTPLAMVRRTGIEHIHKDYKPRRKDRSVKILPYFSDKVTMLYYYPGMKPDTIDALVDAGYKGIVIVGTGLGHVNKELYPAIERAHEKGVHMYMTLQTIWGYVHMFVYDTGRDMMARGIVPASNMLPEVAFIKLGWALGQTDDPEKVKEMMLTPINDEITEREPYNGYLVYQGGVPEVEEFVQKVRK from the coding sequence ATGGATAATGATATATTTCAGGGCTATACAGGAAAAGCATTAGCCATATTACAAAAATATAATGTACGTGTTTGGGGAAAAGCCAAAATGGAAACAACGCGTGGGAATTTTGAAGGAACCGTGCTTCCACGGGCCGAACATCAGGACGATGAACACATTGTAATGAAAATTGCCACCGGCTACAACATCGGTATCGATATCAAAACCATCAATACCATGAAAGAGGTTGGCTACAGTAAAGCCAATTACGCTATTCCGGAGCAGGAGTTCCCCTATTCTGACGGACTGCCTAACGTGAAGTTATTTGGTACTGGCGGCACCATTGCCTCACGCCTTGATTACAGAACAGGTGCCGTGATTCCCGCATTTTCGCCGGGCGAATTGTATGGGGCTGTACCCGAACTGGCCGATATTTGCAACCTGGAAACCGAAAAAGTTTTTGCTGTTTTTAGCGAAAACATGGGACCGGCACAGTACATTGCTCTGGCCAAAGCCATAGGCAAAGAAATAGAAAAGGGTATTGATGGTATTGTGATAGGTCACGGAACCGACACGCTTCATCACACTGCGGCAGCCTTGACTTTTATGGTGCAAAACCCTCCCGTACCTATTGTGCTGGTGGGTTCGCAGCGTTCTTCGGATCGCCCAAGCTCCGATGCTGCACTAAACCTTATGCATGCTATGCATGCAGCCGGGCACGGCGACATTGCGGAGGTGATGGTTTCCATGTTCGGTCCCACTTCAGACGACTACGGCTTGTTGCATAAGGGCACCCGAGTACGAAAAATGCACTCTTCATACCGCTCCACATTCCGAACCATTGGACACACACCCCTGGCCATGGTCAGAAGAACCGGAATAGAACATATCCACAAAGATTACAAACCCCGCCGGAAGGACCGTAGCGTGAAAATTCTACCTTACTTCAGCGATAAAGTTACCATGCTGTATTACTACCCCGGCATGAAACCCGATACAATTGACGCACTGGTTGATGCCGGCTACAAAGGGATAGTAATTGTGGGCACAGGACTTGGTCACGTGAACAAAGAATTGTATCCGGCCATAGAGCGTGCCCACGAAAAAGGCGTGCACATGTACATGACATTACAGACCATTTGGGGCTACGTGCACATGTTTGTGTATGATACCGGCCGCGACATGATGGCGCGGGGCATTGTTCCCGCCAGCAATATGCTTCCGGAGGTGGCGTTCATCAAGCTGGGTTGGGCCCTTGGACAAACCGATGACCCTGAAAAAGTCAAAGAAATGATGCTTACACCAATCAACGATGAAATTACCGAGCGCGAGCCTTACAACGGATATTTGGTGTATCAGGGTGGCGTGCCCGAAGTGGAAGAATTTGTACAGAAGGTGAGAAAATAA